A genomic region of Polypterus senegalus isolate Bchr_013 chromosome 17, ASM1683550v1, whole genome shotgun sequence contains the following coding sequences:
- the mfsd6l gene encoding major facilitator superfamily domain-containing protein 6-like, giving the protein MKRTRQWDVHKATVLAGLFYFVHSAAKACIFPFLTLYFRQLGLPAPHTGVIMGTKQVIYMVGAPVLSYLAGRYEKRRVLIICSLLCSIGAGLLLILVPPADREAWSKNCSSRLASPVQTSASGVTQAAVLSMTSRPQAREDNTFSADSQIAVTRPSDVITLAVVSHLLDEMPTHHLASQKAAILLEGNGNEALLKEDLSSGNYEVKNSPGNDSASQQDLQPVIYRTQRSLDSENHSKYAFTDFQSFFALDAQHQMFFLVLIVVVLWEVSTAPLEWMVDDSLFEYMDCVDAADRYDRRWMWGHVGAAYSVCGVGFLVSSLGCFLGGRVPRSAVHFYGYASLMTIALLVGAFLPAYINKKQQQQSSKGLKALELISGDGRALLYASTAFLVGAAGANIENFLFWQMQDRGSSQAYMGMSVSIALASELFMSFFGDRVLRYFGQSSVVTLGLACMSIQCLYYSFLWSPWAVLPIQILSAFSSGTLWLALRKQCDNLATPGMERSIQRVFHLLSLGLGAAVGSFASGFIVSRFSLAILYRAVSVTLLLWTTIFASLQIWLPHKKKMNYSRLLAMDNSERSDSDTDQERDWLVKAMKDERGGIGR; this is encoded by the coding sequence ATGAAGAGGACCAGGCAGTGGGATGTTCACAAAGCTACCGTGCTGGCTGGTCTTTTCTACTTTGTGCATTCTGCAGCCAAGGCATGCATCTTCCCATTTTTAACTCTGTATTTCCGACAGCTTGGCCTGCCTGCTCCCCATACAGGTGTCATAATGGGCACAAAGCAAGTCATCTATATGGTGGGCGCACCAGTACTCTCCTACTTGGCTGGCCGCTATGAAAAGAGAAGGGTCCTCATTATCTGCTCACTGCTGTGCTCCATAGGTGCCGGACTTCTTCTTATCCTTGTTCCTCCTGCTGACAGGGAGGCATGGAGCAAAAACTGCAGTAGCAGGTTGGCATCTCCTGTGCAAACTTCTGCAAGTGGTGTGACCCAGGCAGCTGTCCTTTCCATGACAAGCAGACCACAGGCTCGTGAAGATAATACCTTCAGTGCTGATAGCCAAATTGCAGTGACTCGGCCATCAGATGTCATCACACTGGCAGTAGTATCTCATCTCCTTGACGAAATGCCCACCCACCATTTGGCATCCCAAAAGGCAGCTATTCTTCTTGAGGGGAATGGAAATGAAGCTCTGCTAAAAGAGGATCTCAGCTCTGGAAACTATGAAGTAAAAAACTCACCTGGTAATGACTCGGCCTCCCAACAAGATCTCCAACCGGTCATATACAGAACACAGAGATCTCTGGATAGTGAAAACCATAGCAAATATGCTTTTACAGATTTTCAAAGCTTCTTTGCCCTGGATGCCCAGCACCAGATGTTCTTCCTTGTGCTCATAGTAGTAGTACTGTGGGAGGTTTCAACTGCCCCATTGGAGTGGATGGTGGATGATAGCCTCTTTGAGTATATGGACTGTGTTGATGCAGCTGACCGTTACGATAGGCGCTGGATGTGGGGACATGTGGGGGCAGCTTACAGTGTCTGTGGTGTGGGCTTTCTGGTGAGCAGTCTTGGATGCTTCCTAGGGGGTCGTGTGCCTCGAAGTGCTGTGCACTTCTATGGGTACGCTAGTCTAATGACCATAGCCCTCTTGGTAGGGGCTTTCCTGCCAGCTTACATAAataagaagcagcagcagcagtccaGTAAAGGCTTGAAAGCCCTCGAGCTTATCTCTGGTGATGGACGGGCCCTTCTTTATGCCAGCACTGCCTTCCTGGTGGGTGCTGCTGGGGCCAACATTGAGAATTTTCTTTTCTGGCAAATGCAAGACAGAGGGAGTAGTCAGGCATACATGGGTATGTCAGTCTCTATCGCTCTGGCCTCCGAACTCTTCATGTCCTTCTTTGGGGATAGAGTACTCCGATACTTTGGACAGAGTAGCGTGGTCACACTTGGATTAGCATGCATGTCCATCCAGTGTCTTTACTACTCCTTCCTCTGGTCCCCCTGGGCTGTGTTGCCCATCCAGATCCTTAGTGCCTTTAGTAGTGGTACCCTTTGGTTGGCACTACGCAAACAGTGTGACAACTTGGCTACTCCTGGAATGGAGCGATCCATCCAGAGGGTTTTCCACCTGCTGTCACTAGGCCTAGGAGCTGCAGTAGGTAGCTTTGCCAGTGGCTTCATTGTCAGTAGATTCAGTCTGGCCATCTTGTACAGAGCTGTATCAGTCACTCTACTCTTATGGACCACCATCTTTGCCTCTCTGCAGATCTGGTTACCCCATAAGAAAAAGATGAATTATTCACGGCTTTTGGCTATGGACAACAGTGAAAGGAGTGATTCTGATACTGATCAGGAGAGAGACTGGCTTGTGAAGGCTATGAAGGATGAGCGTGGTGGTATTGGGAGATGA